CAAAATAACACGATCCATACTGATAGCTATGGTAGGGTAAAGGTGAGGTTAAATGCTTTTAGTACGCAAGAGATAATCGATAAAGACGACGCTATCAACGCAAGCTATCACAAGAGTGCTTATCTAAGAGTGATAACGCCTATTGCTAGCAATAGCTCAGGATTTTTTGCCATACCAAGGATCGGCGATGAGGTTATCATCTCGTTTTTACAAAACGATATAGACAACCCAGTAGTAAGTGGTAGCCTATATAATGCCTCAAATACACCACTTGTAAATGTAGATAGTAACTATCACCAAACATCTCTTAGCTCAAAAACAATTGGTGCAAATGAGACCGGTATAAACGAGATCACTTTATCAAATTTAAAAAATAAAGAGCAAATTTATGTAAAAGCAGAAAAGGACTATGACGAGCTTGTAAATAACGACTTTTCTCAAACAATACTAAATGACAAAAGCTCACAAGTGCATGGAAGTTACACCGAACGAGTAAAAAAAGCTCACATTCAGACGATAGATCTAGCAAAAAATGTAAATGTCGGAGGCGAGTATCTAACAACAGTCGGGCTTTCAAAAGATACAGTAGTGGGCGTCTCAAATACGCTAAACGTAGCTGTTGATAACAATACAAGAGTAGGTCAAGATAGTCATGAATTTGTAGGACATGATAAATTTGTAGAAGTAAAATCAAATCTTAATACGACCATACATAATGATGAGATGAGAGAGGTAAAAGGCACAAAAGAGCAAAATATAGATGGTGGCTATAAGCTAAATTCACAAAAAGGCATAAATGAATTTAGTAACGAGCATATTGTGCTTCAGGCAAATAGCTACATTGATGTAAATGCTAAGTCAAATTTTACAACAAAAACAGCTGCCCAGCACACTGAGATTGCTGATTCAAAATTTAGCAATATAGAGACGACTTATGAAGTAAATGCCAAAGATAAGATAATCCATCAAGTAGGTAGCACAAAAGTAACGATAGAGGGATCAAGTGTCGTGATAGAAGTAGCTGGCGTAAAGGCGATATTTGATAGTAGAGGGTTAAGAGTTATTGGTGGAGATATAAAGGCTTTATAAGATCATATTTAAAGACTTACTTTCTATTTTAGTAGGTCTTTAAATTTTTAAATAAAATCAATCTCTACTAAAACTAATGCTAAGAATTTTAAAAGCAAAGGCTAAATTTTAGAGCTACGATAAAAGATAGTCACACAAATATTTCACATGGTACAATAGACATATACTTTTAAAATTTATATAATTCTTCCAATTTTAAATAAATCATACTCAAGAACAAGGAGAATGTTATGGCTAACGAAGCTGGAGTAGTTAAAAGTGTAACTGGGGGAAGCGTAATAGCTCTTAACAATGCAACTGGAGAAGTAAGAAATCTTAGCGTTGGAGACATCGTCTACCAAAACGAAAAGATAATCACAGATAGCTCTGACTCTAAAGTAACAATAACTCAAACTGATGGTAAAGATATAACTTTAATAGGTAAAGATACTCTAACTCTAGACCAAGACTCTAACAATAACGAAACAGTAGCTGATATCTCAGCTTTACAACAAGCCATCTTAAAAGGAACAGATCTTAATGCTCTAGAAGAAACTGCTGCAGGTGGTCCACAAGCAGGTGGTAATGGCGGAGATGGCGTAAGCCTAACTTCTACTAGCTTTGCAGAAGGAGGCCACATTAGTAACATCAATGCTAATGTAGGAAGCATAGATGCTTTATCTCTAGCAGCAGGTGGAGATAATAGCTTTGGTGTAAGTGGAGGAAGTGCTGTTGGGGCTGGGACTGGAACTGGAACAACAGGACCTGCTTTGCCAGCAGGAAGTATAAAAATTCCTTTATCAGCATATGTAGGAGAGAGCACATCTTCTAGACTATTAGCTTCATTTTATAACTCTATACCTAATGGATATCATGTATATAGACATACTGATGGTAGAGATTATCTAACTCCTGATGATCCTACCACTCCTAGTGCATTCCAACA
The nucleotide sequence above comes from Campylobacter concisus. Encoded proteins:
- a CDS encoding retention module-containing protein, with protein sequence MANEAGVVKSVTGGSVIALNNATGEVRNLSVGDIVYQNEKIITDSSDSKVTITQTDGKDITLIGKDTLTLDQDSNNNETVADISALQQAILKGTDLNALEETAAGGPQAGGNGGDGVSLTSTSFAEGGHISNINANVGSIDALSLAAGGDNSFGVSGGSAVGAGTGTGTTGPALPAGSIKIPLSAYVGESTSSRLLASFYNSIPNGYHVYRHTDGRDYLTPDDPTTPSAFQHKDGWYVSNDGKLAIGQDDAKDLAVTSTAKASNYPDDGSVAKIVNPNPNLKVFGSDNADKITVDGAKI